TCGATCCGTGCCGTGGCCGGTGCGTAGGCGTAGGTGTGCGGCACGACCAGTGCGCCGTACTGCGGGTCGGCCATCAAGGCTTCGAAGCACTCGTGCAGATGCTCTGGCGTCGACAGGACTTGGGCCGTCATGTCGCACGGGTTGCCGGGCGCACCGTACTCCGGGATGAGACGCTCGAGCACTGCCATCGTCTGGGGCGCGGGATGCGGAAGGTCGATGCCCCCTTCCTCCGCCTTGTCGGCCAGCATGATGCAAGCGCCGCCCGACACGGCGGCCACTGCCACGCCGCGGGCCTTGGGCGCGGCTGCCTTGGCGAAGAAGGCGCAGGTGTCCAGCAGTGCTTCCACCTCGTCGACCATGACGATGCCGGCGCGCGCGAAGGCAGCGCGATAGGCGGCCTGCGAGCCCGCCACCGAGCCGGTGTGAGACACCGCGGCCTGCGCGCCTCGCTCGCTGGTGCCGAGCTTGTGCACCACCAGCGGCTTGCTCGCCTCGTGACACAGCTTTGCGGCCTGCAGGAAGCGTTGAGGATCGGCCATGCCTTCGAACAGGCAGGCCACGGCCTTGCATCCGGGGTCCGCCGCGAGGTAGGCCACCTGGTCGGCGACGTCGACGTCCACGGCGTTGCCGCAGGTGAGCATGTGGCTGAGCGACAGGCCGTGCTCCTGCGCCTGCGCCAGCGCCGCGCCGACCGCACCCGACTGGCTCACCAGCCCGATTGCCCCGTGTCGCGGGGCGCCCTTGAACGAGGCCGTGCCGAAGGTGCCGATGACGCCGAGCCCGTAGTTCATGTAGCCCACGCAGTTCGGCCCGACGATGCGCATGCCTGCCTCGCCGCCGAGCGCGAGCAGGCGCTGCTGCAACTGCGCGCGCTCGGCCTGCCCGGTCTCCGCATAGCCGGAGGCGAAGACGACCACGCCGCCGACGCCGCGGCGCGCGCATTCGGCGACCACCGATTCCACCGCATCGCGAGGCACGGCCACGAAGACGCAGTCCGGTGTCTCGGGCAGCGCGGCGATGGACGGATAGCAGAGTGTCTCGCCGATACGGTTGTACTTGGCGTTGACCATGTACATCGATCCCGCGAAGCCGCCGAGCCGGGCGATGTTGGCCCAGGTGATCGATCCGAAGGACGCGGGATTCGTCGAGACGCCGACCACGGCGATGCTGCGCGGCGCGAACGTGCGCTGGAGCTCGTCGGGCCGGTAGAGGGCGCGGGAAGCGACGGCGGTCATTTCGCAGGACCTGTCGTCACATTGTCTTGGCCAGGCCCAGGCCGGTGATCACCGGCGCCCACTTGTCATATTCGGACTGGATGAATTTGGCCAGGTCTTGCGGTGTGCCGCCTCGACGCACCACGCCCAGCTGGCTGGCGCGTGCCGCGAAGTCCTTGTCCTGGAGGATCTCGTTCACGGTCTTGTTCAGCTTCTCGACGGTGGCAGGCGGCGTGCCGGCCGGCGCCATGAGGCAGTACCAGGCGTACGCGTTGAGCGGGTGGCCGGCCTCTTGCAGGGTCGGCACGTCTGGCAACTGCTCCAGGCGCTGGTCGTCGAAAACGCCCAGCACGCGCAGCTTGCCGGCCTTCACGTGCGGCAACACGATCGTGAGCGAACCGACGTACACATCCACCTGGTCGCCCAGCAGCGCCTGGATCGCCAGGGGGTCGCCGGTGTAGGGGATGTGCGTCGTCTGGATGCCCGCCGCCTTGTCGAGCATCACGCCGGCGAGGTTGGTGATGTTCCCTGCGCCGACCGAGGCGCGATTGACCTTGCCCGGATTGGCCTTGGCATAGGCGACATAGTCCTTCAGCGTGCTGAACGGCGCACTGGCGCGCGCGATCAGGATGCTCGGCTGGTAGCCGATGTGCGACACCGGGGCGAAGTCCTTGGCGGGGTCGTACGGCATCTTCTGGAACAGCACGACATTGTTGGCCAGTGTGCTGTTGGAACCCATGAAGAGGGTGAGCCCGTCCGGCTTCGAGCGCGCCACGGCGTCGCCCGCGATCATGCCGGACGCGCCGGGCTTGTTCTCCACGAAGGTGTGGATGCCGCGCTTGGTCATTTCTTCGGCGATCAGCCTCACATAGCCGTCAGTGGCTCCGCCGGCATTGAACGGCACCACGATCCTGGTGATGTTGGCTTGCGCGAAGGCGCCGATACCGGTGACGAGAAGGGCGCTGCCGCACAGCACGCGGCGCATGAGGCGGGTGAACGACATGGCGATGCAGTCTCCGAATTGGAATAGGTCCGGCAACGTGTTCCGTCGCGTGGAAAGGCGTCCATTTTGGGCGGGAAATGCCATGATCGTCAAGCGTTGTTCCGTTTGACGAACCTGGTTCCATTTGCAAGAATCACTGTCAACCCGGGTGCACGACCATGAATCTGGAAGAAGCGGTACACCGGCCCGCCGCGCAGCGAGGCCGTGCCGCCAGACAGTGGATTCCGATCGACTGGATCGCTGTGGAGCGGGACTATCGGGCCGGCGTCCTGTCGCTGCGCGAAATGGCGCACAAGCATCGGTGCTCACACTCCTCGATCGCAAATTTTGCAGAGCGGCACGGTTGGATGCGCTGAACGCGAAGGCGCGCCTCGACTGATCCACCTCTCGTCGCCAGGGAGTCCCGTATGCGTCACACGGTCATCGCTCCTTTCGACAGGGCGGATCGAGCTCAGGCATTTCGCCGCGACTTAGGGCCACGGAGGGGGACAGGAACGACAAACGAAGAGCTCAGGCCTGCCTACCGGAGCGTGCGAACCAACAGCGAACAAGAACTGCTGCCAGGTGATTGACTGCCAAGTGTCGGTGTTCGCCACGGGAAGGAGTCGTCCGCCGCTCTCGGCTTGGCGGGGTGCCGCGATGCATCCACCGGCGTGGCCAACTTCGAGTCGCCTGTGGCATCGCGAAAGGGGCGCTGCTGCTGTTGGCCCACGGCCAAAGTTGAATGACGACCACCTCTCGGTTTGTGCAAGCCCAAGCGGGGCGCGTAGATCAACCCCATGCATACGTCAGCGGTGTGGCGCTCAGCTGACCTTCGACAACGACGACTCGTCGGCGGGACCCGGCCAGTTGCTGTCACTCACTCACCAAGAAAGGCGTGTCGCCAACGCCGGTCCCAAGGTACGGCAGACGGAGGTCTGCGACCCGTGCGTGGTGACAAAATCTCCGAAGCAGTCACTCATGACCTTGATGCCAGTCGGCATCAAGGGCCGGCGGTACGTCTGCGGAACCAAGGGAGCGCACTGGCGCTGCCGAGTCTGGAAGCGACGATCGACAAGCTTCGGCGAAGGACTGGTGATGGCCGCGACTGCGAGTTCGCGCCCGCGCGCGACAGCGGTCCTTCGATGGTGATCGCCTGGGTGGCCAATGGCAGCTGTCAGCGAGCTTTGGGAACACGCAGTCCCGGCCATTTTGCTGTCGTTGGTGAAGGTCAGTTACCCTAGGAAAGTCCGTCGTGGCTGGCTTGGCGTAGCAACTGCAGGCGGATCATCTCGGCCATCTCGCGCTGCGAGTCGAGCGGTGCCGACGAAAAGTCGCACATTGGATCTGCTGAGCCGCCCAGACCGAACAACTCGTCGATGGAGCCGATCGAGGTTTCCTGCGGTAGAGAGGCCGGATCGGGGCTCGCCGGCGCGAGCGGACCGGGAAGTGGCATCGCGAAGGGATCGAAGTCGTCCGGCAGGCGGCTGCCCGATTGTCCGGCTGGCGCGCTGGGACGTTGCGGAGGCGAAGGCGTCACCGACGGCAGGGGCGTCTCAGCAGGCGCTGGGACCGGCGCCAGCAGATCGGCGAAAGAATCCCCCTCTGCGGCGGCCCTCGCCGCCTCCCATCGCACCCCAATGACGTAGTCGCCAATATGAAGCACGTCACCGGCTGCGATCGGCGCTTGCTCGCCTGTGCCGAGCGCCCGGCCGTTGAGGGCGATCGCGCTGGCGCCGCGGTTGACGACGCCGTACCTGCCCCCGCCAAACACCACGGCCGCCTGGACCCGCGAAATCCTGCGCTCGATGTCAGGCAGCACGAGTGAATTGCTGTTGGATCGACCGATGGTGCCGCCGCGTTCGTCGAACGAAACCTCCACAGGTTGCGCCAGCGGTAGTCCGTTGCGAGCAAGCAGGGTCAGGATCGGACGCCTCGCTCCCCCCAGGAACTCCGGTCGCGGGAGATCGTCATCTTCGCGGGAACGGCCCGCCGGCACTGCGGTGGTTAGCGCGCGAGGCGGCGCCATTTTGGAGTGAGTCGCGTCGGCGAGCGCCGCGAGGTCAATCCACTGGTATTGGTCCAGGCCGGGTGGCAGGGGGGTCTTGTCCAGCAGGACGGGCACCAGGCGCTTTCCGGTCGCCAATGCTGCCCGATATTCGCGCTCCACTTCGCGCGAATCGCTCGAATGCCGGCACCAGAACAGGACTACGTACGTCGCCGTCCGCAGCGCCTCCTCGAGCTTGCCGCGCCACAACTCGCCCGGTTCGATGCTATCGAGATCGAGAAACACCATGCCGTGACCGCCAAGTCGCAAGAGCTTGATGATCGGGACAACAATGGGCTCGTCATGCCGGCTGTACGACACGAACACTTCGAATTCGGGCATCGGCTCTCTCCCATGGGCACCGACCACCTGCATGCTACCGACGATGGCCCGATGGATCCAGACGCTGAGTTTCGGAAGCTTCATCGGACGATCGCCACGACGCGAGCCCAGCGTCAGCAAGGTGTCGGCGGCGCCAGTTCGTGACCAACGGATGCAGCCGTTCGGCCCCGAATGTGTCGCGATCGTCGATCGGCATCAGCGAACGACCGCTGTCACCTTGACGTGGGCGAAGGTCAAGTGCCGAGGTAGACGGGTCGTTCGCCGGGAAAACCGCCGCCGGCTCCTATGGGTCGGTCACGCTCGGTCAGCCGCCGGATCTGGCAGACAGGAATGCGGCCCCGAGCGGCGCTCAACGGATGAGCGACAGGTTGTTGCCAGTCAGCCGTCGTAGGAACGCGCGAGTCGGTCGCCGGGGCCCGGCCACTTCCAGTCCCTCAAGCGGCGGGAAATTCACGTCGGCAACGACCGCTTTCAAGGGCGGCAGACATTGCTCGGGGTCCGCGCACGATTGGGCAGAACCCGCGACGCTTGCAGCTGAAGGCCAGCAGCTTGTCGTGGCCGCACTCGCCGCAGCGCAGCCTCAGGAAGCCGTGCGCCAGGATGCCGCACTCAAGGAAGGCGTCGAACTCGACCTTGATGAACCGCGGCAGCTCCGATCTGGTACTGGCCTCGGTGTGCGCGATGAAGCTGGCCGCATGCTGCTGCACCAGGCGGTACAGCGTGGTCTGCTCGGGGCGGATGGGCTTGCCGGCGACCGAGGTGGTTCCGGGCGACATCGTGCGACTCACCCTTGGGGCCGCGGTGCCGGCGGACGCGACCATGGTCACCGGCGCGGCGATGATCGATTCATCCATGCTCACGGGCGAGTCGCTTCCTGTCGAGGCGGGCCTCGACACTCCGTGCCCGGCTGCTTGCGGCGTTGCTGATCGCGGCTGGATACTCGATGGCGCTGCCTGCCAGCGACCTGGTTCGGCTAGCGCTCACGGCCCTGCTCGCGAGCATCCCGGTCGCACTGCCGGCGACTTTCACTTTGTCCGCGGCCTTCGGTGCGCGCGTCCTCGCGCAGCACGGCGTGCTGCTGACGCCGTTGTCGGCTGCGCACGAGGCCGCCGCAATGGATGTGCTGTGCGCCGACAAGACCGGAACGCTGACGCGTAACGCGCTGGAGGTGGTCGACGTGGTGCCACCCTACCGACTTGTCCCTTGACGATGCCTATCGGTGGAATATCATCGAAGAGGGCACTGAGGGTTCCGACATGAGCGCTGCGTCTGTCTCTGCCTTACTGTGGCCATTCGTATGTGGGAAGACTAGCTTCGTCGTCATGGGCGTCCGCCAAACAGGCGCGCCCGCAACGAACGACATCGAGGAGTCCACATGCCTTTCACGTCCATCGCGCGCGTCCTCGTAGGCGCCGCACTCGCGCTGTCACTCACCGCGGCAAACGCCGCCGTCAGCGTACGAACCATCCAGAGCAGCGGCATCGCGCGGCTGCAGGCGTTGCCGATGGCCGGCGGCGGCCTGCAGTCGCCCGAGCTCTCACCCGCCTTCGCCGGCCGCGAGGAAGACGAAGGCGTCGCCGCCCACGGCGGCAAGAGCGACGAGGCGCGCGACAAGAAGGCGCTGCGCGCGGCGACCAAGCGGGTCGTCAACCGATCGATCGCAACCGCACGCGGCCTCGGCGTCGGCATCGCGCCGGTCGGTGTCCAGCAGGGCGACGCGCTGAAGACCTGGGACGGGCTGCGCTTCTTCGACCAGCGCTTCGCCAACGGCGGCAATCAGTTCAGCGTCGAACCTCCCGACCAGGCGCTCTGCGTCAGCGAGCAGTTCGTCGTCGAGTCGGTCAATGACGTCATCCGCTTCTACGACAAGAGCGGCGTGCCGGTGAGTGGCGTCATCGACCTCAACACGTTCTACAGCTACCCGGCGGCGATCCAGCGCACGAATCCGCCGGTCTTCGGGCCGTTCATCACCGACCCAACGTGCTACTACGACCCGGATGTCCACAAGTTCTTCCACGTCGTCCTGACGCTCGACGTCAACGAGAAGACTGGCGCCTTCACCGGCGACAACCACCTCGATCTCGCCGTTAGCAACGACTCCGATCCGCGCAACGGCTGGACAATCTACCGGATCCCGGTGCAGAACACCGGCCTGCCGGCCGACACGCCGAACCATCCGAACTGCCCGTGCATCGGCGACTATCCGCACATCGGCGCCGACAAGTACGGCATCTACCTGACGACGAACGAGTTCCCGTTCGCCGGCGGCTTCAACGCGGCGCAGATCTACGCGCTGTCGAAGAAGCAGCTCGCGGCGAGCGCTGCCAACGTCAATCTCGTTCTGTTCGACACGAGCGAGTTCCGCTTCCAGGGCAATCCTGGCTTCACGGTCTGGCCGGCAGTCTCGCCGAGCCAGGACTACGAGACGCGCTTCGGCGGCGTCGAATACCTGATGAGCTCGGTCGCGGTATTCTCGCCGTCGGGCAACGGCAACCGCATCCGCGTTTTCGCGCTGATGAACACAAGTGCGATCGACAGCGATCCGTCACAGATCTCGCTGGTCGACACCGCCGTGCACGTCAGCCTCTACGGCGTTCCGCCGCCGGCGGCACAGAAGCGCGGGCCGGCGCCGCTCGGGGAGTGCCTGAACGACCGCTCGATCAACCTCGGCGGCGGCTTCATTGGATGCTGGCAGCTCTTCGTCGACCCGCCGGCGCCGACCGAGCTCGTCCCAGAGCTCGTCGACACCAACGACTCGCGCATGCAGCAGGTGTTCTTCACGGGCGGGCGCCTGTACGGCGCGCTCGACACGCCGGTCAACATGCCGGGCGGACGCCAAGCAGGGATCGCCTACTACGTGATCCGCCCGTATCCGCAGGCCGGCTCGCTGGCCGCGGTGCTCGAGAACGAGGGCAAGTTCGGCGTCGCCGGCAACAGCGTCAGCTACCCGGCGATTGCCGCGCTGCCCGACGGACGCGGGATCATCTCGTTCACGCTGGTCGGGCCGGACTACTACCCTTCGGCGGCGTACATCCGTTTCAACGCCAGCGGTCTGAACGGCAACGTTCGCGTCGCCGGCGCCGGCCTGGGCCCGGAGGACGGCTTCAGCGGCTACGTGTCTCTCGGCGATTCGACCGTTGCGCGCTGGGGAGACTACGGCGCCGCGGCGCTGTCGCAGGGCACGTTCTGGATCGCGTCGGAGTACATCGGTCAGGTCTGCACATTGCAGGAATTCCTGGCGACGAACTTCACGTGCGGCGACACGCGCGGGGCGTTCGGCAACTGGTACACGCGGATCTCCGCGGTGGCGCCTTGAGGCCGTGAGCCGCTCACCCACACGAGCGGTGCGAGAGAACGCGCCACCCCGGCTCAGCGCCGGAGCGCGATAGACAGCATCAGCAGGCCGATCAGCACGGGCTGGGGTGCTTCTCTCGGGCGACTTCGTCCATCTCACGGCCAACTGGGAGGCGAAGCGCGTGCCATCGATCAACCATGACGCCGAGAAGAGCCTGCGCTCCATGAACGAGATGGACACCTTCATCAAGGCCAGCGGCGCCAGGTTGTTGATCAACCACGATCGGGAGCAGAGCGCCTCCATCCCGAAGTCACCCGCCTTTCTCGATTAGAGATATCGGATCAGCAGCGTGAAGCGGTAGCCGCGTCCTGGCACCGTGGCCAGCGCCTGGGCGCCGAGGCGCTTGCGCAGCCCCGATACATGCTGGCGAAGGTTGTTCTCCTCGAGCACCAGGCCGGGCCAGACGCGGGCCAGCAGTTCGTCGTCCGACACGACACGATCGTGCTCCGCCACCAGCACCAGCAGCAGGCCGAAGGCGCGCGCGCCGACCGGCAGCGGCGCGCCCTCGGCCAGCAGCAGGCGCTGCGCCGGCCGCAGCTCGAACCGGCCGAAGCGGCACGCCTCAGCGGGGGCAGGGGGTCGACATTGGGTGCCGAAGATTGGCGAGCGATCGGTTTCACAACGATTCACGGCGCCGAGATGGTGTGAGGGAAGCGCACTGGACACACTGCCCTTCACGCAAACCCACCCTCTCGATGGAGCTAAGGATGAACTTTCGCAAACTGACGATCGCCATGTGCTGCATGGCCGCTCTCGCCGCCTTGTACGAGACGGCGCAAGCCGCGGCCGCCGCGGGCGGCACCGACCTGCGTGGCGTCACCCAGAACTGGGACAAGGTCCTGCCCTCCGAAACCGGCGCCGGCTGTCCCAACTGGTCGACCCGCTTCACCTGCGTGATGAACAACTCGGCGGTGCGCGACAACGAAACCGGCCTGGTCTGGACCCACCCGCTTCATTGGCAAGGTCAGCCGTGGCCGATGTCCTGGCACCACGCGAAACTCGAATGCGCAAATCTGGCCGTCGGCAACCGCAAGGGCTGGCGCCTGCCTTCAGTGACCGAACTGGCCAGCCTCATCGACATGAGCAACCCGGCCGAGGTCAAGCTGCCCGCGAACAGGCCCTTCATCTACCAGCAAACTCCTCAAGGCCACGCCTATTGGACGTCGACCCCGCTCAAGCAACCCTTGTCGGACCTTGCGCCGGAAGTCTATGTCGTCGGTTTCCAGGGTGGCTGGGTCGCCACGATCGACGCCACGTATTTTCAAGGTCTTGTCTGGTGCGTTCGCGGCGGCCAACCGCCTGCAAGCGGCTACTGATCCGAACCCAGCCACCAGGAGACCTGCCATGTCCACCCCCATCGACCTCCACACCCTCAAAGCCCGCCAGCAGGCCGCCTGGGCCAGCGGCGACTACGCCGTCATCGGCACCACGCTGCAGATCGTCGGCGAGCACCTCGCCGAGGCCTGCGACCTGCGCACGGACGAGCGCGTGCTCGACGTGGCTGCCGGCAATGGCAATGCCACGCTGGCCGCGGCGCGCCGAGGCTGCATCGTCACGTCCACCGACTACGTCGGCAGCCTGCTCGAACGCGGCGCCGAGCGCGCCCGCGCCGAACGCCTGCAGGCCACCTTCCAGGTCGCCGACGCCGAGGCCCTGCCGTTCGACGACGCCAGCTTCGACGCGGTGCTGTCGACCTTCGGCGTGATGTTCTCGCCCGACCAGTCGCGCGCCGCCGCCGAGCTGGCGCGCGTGTGCCGCCCCGGCGGCCGCATCGGCCTGGCGAACTGGACGCCCGAGGGCTTCATCGGCCAGGTCTTCAAGACCCTGGGCCGCCACCTGCCGCCGCCGGCGGGCGTGCAGCCGCCATCACGCTGGGGCGTCGAGGCCAACCTGCACGCCCTGTTCGGCGAGACGGCCGGCGCCATCTCGGTGACGCCGCGCATCTTCAATTTCCGCTACCGCTGCGCGGCGCACTTCATCGACGTCTTCCGCACCTGGTACGGCCCCATCCACAAGGCGTTTGCCGCGCTGCCGGCCGACGCTGCGCAGGCCCTGGAGCGCGATCTGACGACGCTGCTGACGCGCATGAACCGCGCCGGGGGTGCCTCGCTGGTCGTGCCCAGCGAATACCTCGAGGTCGTCGTCACGCGGCGATGAACACCATGGTCACCGCCGCGATCGACGAGCGCCCGGTCCTGCCGGCCGTGCCCTTCCACCGCGAAGCCGGCAGCGGTCCGGGCGTGGTCTGCATCCACTGCAACGCGAGCAGCTCGTCGCAGTGGCGGCCGCTGATGGACCGGCTGGCGCCGCGCCACCGCGTGCTGGCGCCGGACACCCACGGCGCCGGCCGGGGTCCGGCCTGGCCGACCGACCGCCCACTGACGCTGCACGACGAAGTGGCGCTGCTGGAGCCGGTGTTCGAGCGCGCCGGCGCGCCGTTCGCGCTGGTCGGCCACTCGTACGGCGCGGCCGTCGCGCTGCTCGCCGCATTGAAGCAGCCCGAGCGGGTGCACGCGCTGGTCCTCTACGAGCCGACGCTGTTCGCGCTGGTCGATGCCGCGTCGCCGGCGCCGAACGCGGCCGACGGCATCCGCGAGACGGTGGCGCGCGCCGCCGCAGCGCTGGCCGCCGGCCATCGCGCGGCTGCGGCCGAAGCCTTCATCGACTATTGGATGGGTGTCGGCGCCTGGGCCGCCAAGCCCGAGTCGCAGCGCAGCGCGATCGAGGCCGCCATCGTCAACGTGCAGGGTTGGGGCGGGGCGCTGCTCGGCGAGACCACGCCGCTCGCTGCGTTCCGGGCGCTGGACATGCCGGTGCTGCTGATGCAGGGCAGCGAAACAACGACCTCGGCGCGGGCCGTCAGCAATCTGCTCGCACGAACACTGCCCCGGGGCGAGACGCAGACCTTTCGCGGGGTCGGCCACATGGGCCCGATCACGCACCCGGCAGTGGTCGACACGGCCATCGCGGACTTTCTGCGGCGCCATCCGGCGCCCCCTGGTGGGCCGGTGATCGCCCGAACCATGCGATCGTTGTGTTCGAACTGAAGACCACACGACCGGCACCAACGGGGCACCCGATGCGCAGTGGGGCAGGCCCCCGGCCTCGGGCATTGCGACGGTCATCGCCTCCAGCTTGCCGATCTGCGCGACTTCTACTCGACATCCTGCGCGCTCTTCCTGCCGCGGCGAGAGGCAGGCGATGCCGTCATCACGACGGCTTGGGCGGCCTGTTGGTCTCCATCGCAGCGATAGCGCAGGCGCGAGCGAGCCACTGTCAGAACGTCCGCTGTAGAGACAACCCCGGCGATGACGCGGTGTGGCTACACCGGGTGCTGCGGATGCTGCGGATGCCATGGCGCAATGGCTGGTCGCGCTGCCGTATCGACGGACAACCTGAAGATGTCCGGCCGGTGGTAATGCCCGGCCGCATCGAACTGCCGCCGCGCGGCGCGTACCTGGTCGAGGTCGACCTCCGCGGTGAGGATCGCCTCCTGCTCGCGCAGCGGCCCGGCCAGGATCTTCCCGTCGGGTCCGACGATCACGCTGTTGCCGACTTCCACCCAAGCACCGGCCGCGCTCTGGAAGCCGGGCCAGATATCGTTGCGACCAGTCAGGTTGGTGGGAATCTGCTCGGCCCGCAGGCAGGGGTTCACGCCGACGACGAAGCAGCGTCCTTCGCGCGCCACGTGCTGCATGGTCGCGACCCAGGCATCGCCGGTGGCCAGCGTTGGCGCGGCCCAGATGTCCACGCCCTGCGCGTAAAGCCAGAAGCGCGCGAGCGGCATGTAGTTTTCCCAGCAGGTCAGGCCGCTCAGACGCCCGAATGGCGTGTCGACCACCGGCAGCGTGGAGCCGTCGCCCATGCCCCACACCGTGCGTTCCGAGCCGGTGGGCACCAGCTTGCGGTGCTTGGCGAGCAAGGCGCCGTCCGGGCCGAAGTACAGAGTGGTGTTGTAGAGCGTGCTGCCGTGAGCCTCGCGTTCGTGCACGCCGATCACGACGTACGCATCGGCGTCCCGCGCGGCAGCCCCCAGTGCCGCCGTCACCGGCCCC
The Piscinibacter sp. XHJ-5 DNA segment above includes these coding regions:
- a CDS encoding acetate--CoA ligase family protein, with amino-acid sequence MTAVASRALYRPDELQRTFAPRSIAVVGVSTNPASFGSITWANIARLGGFAGSMYMVNAKYNRIGETLCYPSIAALPETPDCVFVAVPRDAVESVVAECARRGVGGVVVFASGYAETGQAERAQLQQRLLALGGEAGMRIVGPNCVGYMNYGLGVIGTFGTASFKGAPRHGAIGLVSQSGAVGAALAQAQEHGLSLSHMLTCGNAVDVDVADQVAYLAADPGCKAVACLFEGMADPQRFLQAAKLCHEASKPLVVHKLGTSERGAQAAVSHTGSVAGSQAAYRAAFARAGIVMVDEVEALLDTCAFFAKAAAPKARGVAVAAVSGGACIMLADKAEEGGIDLPHPAPQTMAVLERLIPEYGAPGNPCDMTAQVLSTPEHLHECFEALMADPQYGALVVPHTYAYAPATARIEIMGRAAADHGKISCAVWLTQHLEGPGATEAQHNEHVALFRSMRHCMTALAAWHRRADWLAHEGRHISRLSSPDSKELAGNLIDLAPNSTLTEREGKEVLARYGIPVVRDALARNAEEAVAAARSCGWPVAMKVESPDIPHKTEAGVIRLDLSTEDDVRSAFDAVMERAQAVSPPARINGVLVQPMVPRGTEIMVGARVDPHFGPLVVVGLGGVFVELMQDTAVRLAPVDRQEAREMLAELRGQRALQGFRGAEPVDLDRLADVVARISEFAHDQRDRISELDVNPLICAGPRLVAVDALIAKRMPD
- a CDS encoding tripartite tricarboxylate transporter substrate binding protein; this encodes MSFTRLMRRVLCGSALLVTGIGAFAQANITRIVVPFNAGGATDGYVRLIAEEMTKRGIHTFVENKPGASGMIAGDAVARSKPDGLTLFMGSNSTLANNVVLFQKMPYDPAKDFAPVSHIGYQPSILIARASAPFSTLKDYVAYAKANPGKVNRASVGAGNITNLAGVMLDKAAGIQTTHIPYTGDPLAIQALLGDQVDVYVGSLTIVLPHVKAGKLRVLGVFDDQRLEQLPDVPTLQEAGHPLNAYAWYCLMAPAGTPPATVEKLNKTVNEILQDKDFAARASQLGVVRRGGTPQDLAKFIQSEYDKWAPVITGLGLAKTM
- a CDS encoding TIR domain-containing protein, giving the protein MKLPKLSVWIHRAIVGSMQVVGAHGREPMPEFEVFVSYSRHDEPIVVPIIKLLRLGGHGMVFLDLDSIEPGELWRGKLEEALRTATYVVLFWCRHSSDSREVEREYRAALATGKRLVPVLLDKTPLPPGLDQYQWIDLAALADATHSKMAPPRALTTAVPAGRSREDDDLPRPEFLGGARRPILTLLARNGLPLAQPVEVSFDERGGTIGRSNSNSLVLPDIERRISRVQAAVVFGGGRYGVVNRGASAIALNGRALGTGEQAPIAAGDVLHIGDYVIGVRWEAARAAAEGDSFADLLAPVPAPAETPLPSVTPSPPQRPSAPAGQSGSRLPDDFDPFAMPLPGPLAPASPDPASLPQETSIGSIDELFGLGGSADPMCDFSSAPLDSQREMAEMIRLQLLRQASHDGLS
- a CDS encoding transposase zinc-binding domain-containing protein; the protein is MDESIIAAPVTMVASAGTAAPRVSRTMSPGTTSVAGKPIRPEQTTLYRLVQQHAASFIAHTEASTRSELPRFIKVEFDAFLECGILAHGFLRLRCGECGHDKLLAFSCKRRGFCPIVRGPRAMSAALESGRCRREFPAA
- a CDS encoding winged helix-turn-helix domain-containing protein; its protein translation is MNRCETDRSPIFGTQCRPPAPAEACRFGRFELRPAQRLLLAEGAPLPVGARAFGLLLVLVAEHDRVVSDDELLARVWPGLVLEENNLRQHVSGLRKRLGAQALATVPGRGYRFTLLIRYL
- a CDS encoding DUF1566 domain-containing protein, with amino-acid sequence MNFRKLTIAMCCMAALAALYETAQAAAAAGGTDLRGVTQNWDKVLPSETGAGCPNWSTRFTCVMNNSAVRDNETGLVWTHPLHWQGQPWPMSWHHAKLECANLAVGNRKGWRLPSVTELASLIDMSNPAEVKLPANRPFIYQQTPQGHAYWTSTPLKQPLSDLAPEVYVVGFQGGWVATIDATYFQGLVWCVRGGQPPASGY
- a CDS encoding class I SAM-dependent methyltransferase, with product MSTPIDLHTLKARQQAAWASGDYAVIGTTLQIVGEHLAEACDLRTDERVLDVAAGNGNATLAAARRGCIVTSTDYVGSLLERGAERARAERLQATFQVADAEALPFDDASFDAVLSTFGVMFSPDQSRAAAELARVCRPGGRIGLANWTPEGFIGQVFKTLGRHLPPPAGVQPPSRWGVEANLHALFGETAGAISVTPRIFNFRYRCAAHFIDVFRTWYGPIHKAFAALPADAAQALERDLTTLLTRMNRAGGASLVVPSEYLEVVVTRR
- a CDS encoding alpha/beta hydrolase, with protein sequence MNTMVTAAIDERPVLPAVPFHREAGSGPGVVCIHCNASSSSQWRPLMDRLAPRHRVLAPDTHGAGRGPAWPTDRPLTLHDEVALLEPVFERAGAPFALVGHSYGAAVALLAALKQPERVHALVLYEPTLFALVDAASPAPNAADGIRETVARAAAALAAGHRAAAAEAFIDYWMGVGAWAAKPESQRSAIEAAIVNVQGWGGALLGETTPLAAFRALDMPVLLMQGSETTTSARAVSNLLARTLPRGETQTFRGVGHMGPITHPAVVDTAIADFLRRHPAPPGGPVIARTMRSLCSN
- a CDS encoding carbon-nitrogen hydrolase family protein, with the protein product MLPQRTVVAAVQASYVLLDRDACVDKAVALIGQAAREGARIVVLPEAFIPGTPIWIDTRPIWDGDARWYSLLVQQAVVVPGPVTAALGAAARDADAYVVIGVHEREAHGSTLYNTTLYFGPDGALLAKHRKLVPTGSERTVWGMGDGSTLPVVDTPFGRLSGLTCWENYMPLARFWLYAQGVDIWAAPTLATGDAWVATMQHVAREGRCFVVGVNPCLRAEQIPTNLTGRNDIWPGFQSAAGAWVEVGNSVIVGPDGKILAGPLREQEAILTAEVDLDQVRAARRQFDAAGHYHRPDIFRLSVDTAARPAIAPWHPQHPQHPV